cataaaatgcaaaatgagaTACAAAAAATGGTTAATTTAGTTATGCACACTGGAACATTAGAATTTTTATAATGGATAATTACTGCCATGTGATAGACTATGTCCTAGAGAAATAAAATCATAGCTTTATCTTGTCTGACAATAAGTGCTTGtgatattgtgtttgtgtatttctgtagAGGTAGCAGGGTATGTACAGCGATACATAGCTTGGCATCCATGCTGAACACCTCTCTGTTGTGTTCACTTCTGAACAGACCACAGCAGTTCAGGTGCTGCTCCAGAGTCCTCCTCGTCTTATTGCTCATCAAGCCCCAATATGTGCCAAACAGCTGCTCCTGTTTcgacacataaatatacatagcatatacactcatatatatatatatatatatatatatatatatatatatatatatatatatatatatatatatatatatatatatttggcattaaatatgttttaaaaaataggtAGAACTGTtggtgtgtttcagagcaaATACCTGTTGTTTTCTACTAAAAGTGAGGCAGTAACAGGATATGCCAAACTGGAAGAGAAACACTAAAAGCAGGAAGATCGTGTACTAATAGACAGCAATAAAGGAACATATATTCCTTTACAAAGTTTCCACATTTAAACAATGTTATAATACCATGTTGCCACTTAAAATGGAATTTCACTTATTTTTTAGCATAGTTTCCTTatttcaaagtaaacaaagtagattattttaaagaaaatgggCCATTTactcagatttatttataatgtatgtTGTAGGAACCAGTGGTCAGGAAGTCTGCAATGCAAAGACTTTTCTTTCATCATTTTGCTTATTACCCAAACTATCAGTAAATCTAAATCTTTATCAGTAATGCCTGATAAAGCCTAAAATACTGGTAAATCTGTACAAATCAGTTTCTTTGGGTGATATTTTCATAAAATTCCCTGCATGTATTACTTTaagcaaaacaagcaaaaaataaatattgtatggCAAAATATGATCAAAAACCTCTAAGGAGTCAAACAACAATTCACTTAATAACTTACTTTATTTGCTTTCCTAAATTATATCATTGCCAATATGACAAATTCTAATTTGGTCATTTTGCCAGaattgaaacaaacaaacaaacaaacaagacaaatgTCTGGATGGCTGTTAAAAACAGTCCTAATGCCGTGAGTTTATCAAATGTTTATCCAAAGGATACAAAAAAGAGGATAATCTGGTGGTGTTTGAGGGCCCCAACAAGCCCTATAAAGGAGATGAGGAGCAGGAAGACTCCTATGGCTGTCACTGCACCAATGACATGTACACATACTCCTATTCCAAAGCCCTTTCCCCAGGCGGCTGCTCCAATTAGAGAAAGGCCTACCATCTGAGGGAAATAGCAATACACAACTTAGcctatataaattaatatatacatCATATCTTAGTGTAAACAAAGATAGGATAGTAGTCAGTCAGTTACTGGACCCCATACCTGGTCTCACATTGCTTAATACATCATCATAAAATCTGCAGAGGTTTTTCCACCACCCCCTGAGgcccccctgctgtagcccaccacacctccttCCAAGCCAATTACTTCTCTGATGCCCTTGACTGACATTCTCATGcaagatgggtttcagacacatacacactgtcgaaaccagactaggactagaaaaccagaatatatattaattgcttatttctttatttctatttttttctttctctctcactacttattctgctccttattgtatTGTAGCTATTGTAGTCTCTGTTgccggccagaggaggatgggccccccttttgAGGCTTGATTCCTCTCAAgatttctttctcatgctctagggagttttttcttgcaactattgcccttggcttgcttagTGGGGGCTTGTATTTGGACaagtgtaaagctgctttgtgacaacggctgttgtaaaaagcactatacattgtgtgcacaattattaggcaagattGTCTTTTGACCCTAGCATCATTTGTATGCATATGTTctaactccaagctgtataaacttgaatgcttattgggtTTAAGCATAttaggtgatgtgtatttgtgtaatgagggagggtgtggcttAGGGAGATCAACaacctatatcaaggtgtgcataattattaggcagcttcttttccacAGGcgaaaaaagagatttaactgattCTGAAAGGTCAgaactcttaaaattgctaagatattggggagtgatcacagaaccatcaaatgtttattgtaaatAGTCAACAAAGTTTAAAGAAACATGTTGTGAAAAAAGACGCAAATTAACttccaaagatttgagaagaatcaaatgtaaAGTGACCAGGagcccattatcctccagtactgtcatattccagaactccAACCTACCTTGaatgcccagaagtacaaggtgttcagtactcagagacatggtcAAGGTAAggaaaccatttcactgcgcgttatactgtgtatgactatgtatgttacgaataaactgaacttgaaacggaccactgaacaagacacaaggTGAAATGTAAAGACTGGGCCAAGCaatattgggaaaaaaaaaaaaattttcaaaggttttttggactgatgagacgagtGACTCTTGACTGACCAGATGGATTggcctgtggctggatcagtaatgggcCCAGAGCTCCACTTTGACTCAAACGCCaacaaggtggaggtggggtactgctatgggttggtattattaaagatgagctagatggactcaaaatcaactcccaaacctactgccagtttttagaagacacattcttcaagcagtggtacaggaaaaagtctgcatcttccaAGAAGACCATGAATTTAATGCAGGACAATACTCCTTCGAATGCATTGAAGTACTGCACTGTGTTCCTAGCCAGTATGAGgctttaaagatgaaagaataattaTATGGCCCCTCTCCTCatctgacctaaaccctattgagaacttgtgggcccttttTAAACtggagatttatggtgaaggaaaacagtatagctctctgaacagtgtctgggaagCTGTGGTTGCTcttgcacaaaaagttgattttcaacagattaaga
The Electrophorus electricus isolate fEleEle1 chromosome 20, fEleEle1.pri, whole genome shotgun sequence genome window above contains:
- the LOC113572440 gene encoding tetraspanin-31-A produces the protein MVHVGFTCAKNTLCALNVIYMMVGLSLIGAAAWGKGFGIGVCVHVIGAVTAIGVFLLLISFIGLVGALKHHQIILFFYTIFLLLVFLFQFGISCYCLTFSRKQQEQLFGTYWGLMSNKTRRTLEQHLNCCGLFRSEHNREVFSMDAKLCIAACKLTGNCFTCGDLMLQHAGETLKFLGEVGLFFSFSEILAVWLAMHFRNKKNPSTIKNPLTIADKCATHEQSTKGIPGE